AGTCATACTCACCACTTTGATGGCGAACTCGGCCAGGAGCCTTTTGCACACAGCTCCCACTGCTACTCTGGCAGCAGTTTCCCGAGCAGAGGCCCTTTCCAGGATATCCCTTAAATCCTCACGGCCATACTTCAGGGCACCAGCCAGGTCGGCATGACCTGGTCGGGGACGAACCATCCTCCCTTCCATCTTTTTATCTGAGGCATAAATAGACATCAATTTTTTCCAGTTTTCCCAGTCTTTGTTAATTATGGTCATAGTAATGGGGCTACCGATAGTTTCTCCCCAGCGTAAGCCAGAAGTAACTTCCACTCTATCTTTCTCAATCTTTTGCATTCTCTCGCCCCGGCCGAAGCCTCTCTGTCGCCGGGCAAGTTCTTTATTAATCTCTTCCTCTCTCAATTTTAATCCTGAAGGTATCCCTTCAAGTATCGCATGCAAACATTTCCCATGAGACTCACCAGAGGTAACATAACGGAACATAAGCGCCCTCCATTGAAAGTTTTTATCTATTCCCTTTCTTTCTTAAAGAATTCGAGCTCCCATAAGTCTTTTTCTTGATCATATTTTAAGATATAAATGTGTTTATCCTTGTCTCTTACTTTGAAATAGAGACAACCCGGGCTATACCATTGATCGATTATTTCCTTGATGAGAAATTCTCTGTTGTTAATGGTAAAACTGATAGGTCTTTGGTTAGCTTTATAATCAGAATAACATTTTACTTTTAGCATTGCCCTAAAAGCTCTTCAAGAATTTTATTTCTCATTACTTCTATAGGTGCCTTCTGACCTGTCCAGATTTCAAATGAGGCTGCTCCCTGATGTATCAACATTCCTATTCCGCCCAGAGCTTTTAATCCTCTTTTTTTTGCTGCTTCAATTAATGGAGTTTCTCTATTATAAACCACATCATAAATAAAAAGGTCTTTATGGAGATACTCAGGGTCAACCACACAGGGATCTCCTTTCTTCATGCCCATTGACGTGGCATTGACGAGAAGGGTGCTTCCCAAGAGGGTTTTTGCAAATTCCTTATCATCGGGAAAGAGGGCATAGACTGGACAATCGGGAATGTTTTCTCGAAGTCTCCCTACCAGAGTTTCTGCCCTTTCCACTATCTTATCAGTAATAACCAGTCTCTCCACTCCCCTCTCAGCCAATTTTACAGCTACTGCCTTTCCTGCCCCTCCTGCACCGATCAGAAAAACCTTCTGACCTTCGAGTTTTACTTTGCCATCGGTGAGTAAAGATGTGATGAAACCCTGACCATCCGTATTATAACCTATAAGTTTTCCCTCTCGATTATGAATCGTGTTTACAGCACCAATTAATTTAGCTTCGGGCGTGATTTCATCCAGGTATTTCATAACTTCTTCTTTATAGGGGATGGTTACATTTGCCCCCGCGACATTTGATGCCCTTAAACCCGTTACTGCTTCCTTCAAATGAGAGGGCTTTACCGAAAAGAGGAGATATACAAAATCGAGCCCCAGGGATTGGAAAGCAGCATTGTGCATAAGTGGGCTTCTCGAATGCTCTACCGGATAGCCAATCAATTTCACAATTTTCGTAGAACCAGATGGTTTCATCTTTACTCACCACTAATAAGAAGATTGGAGATTCTTATGGTAGGAGAACCTAAACTTCCATAAAATTCTAAGTCATCGCCAATGGCGTCGATGGAATTCAAAAGGTCGAGAACATTGCCTGCTATGGTGACTCCGTGGACAGGAAAGGAAAACTTTCCTTTATCTATCCATAATCCACTAACTCCCACGGAAAAATCTCCCGAGACAGGGTCTGCTGTGTGCATTCCCATAGTCTCCATTACATAGAGCCCTTTATCTATACTGGCAATCAATTCCTCCCTTTTGGTCCTTCCTTTCTCCAGAAAGAAATTGGTGATCCCCACAGAGGGTAAAGCCTTAAAAGAGCTCCTGGAAGCATTGCCGGTTGAGGCAACTTTATCCTTTCTCGCAGTATAGGAATCGTAAAGGAATGTAGAAAGTATGCCATCCTTAACCAGAACTGTCCTTCTTTTCGGTATACCTTCGTCATCGAAGGGAAAGGTAGCTACTCCTCCTCTCAAGGTGCCATCATCAATAATATTGACAATCTTATTGGCAATCCTCTTTCCTCTCTTTTTTGCAAATGGAGACTTTTTCTTCTGTACAGAGTCGGCGCCAAGACCTCTGGCGATAAACCTGAGAAAACTGGAAACCACCAGCGGTTCTAAAACGATAGATGCCCTCTGAGTTTTTAGCCTCTTCGCTCCCAAAAGAGAGACAGCCCGACGGGCTGCATTTTCAGCAAGCTTCTTGAAATGGAGCTCTTCAAACTTCCTCTTCTCAGCAAAATCGGAGCCAAGCTGAATCTCTTTACTTCTCTCCCTCAGAAACATTTTAGCCTCAGCCACAGCAATCAGGCCACAAGAACAGTGGGTACCTCTATAACCTGCTTTCAGTCCTTTCGAATTGAAGATAAATATTTCCTGCTGGCTATCACTATAGGATGTCCTAAGTACTCTTTTTACCCTCTCATCGTAAGCAAGAGCCTTCTTTTCCATCTCTTTAATTTTGTCGATTTTTATTCCCACGGGAATTTTAGTCAACTCTTGGTCATATAAATCTTCATATAAAAACCTATTCGACTTTTTTTGCCTGCTGACTTGGGGCAAAGAGTTGCACTCATCGGGAGTAGCGTTTAAGGCATTATTCTTAGCCTGCTGAATTAACCTCTCAATACTCTCCCGGTCAAAACCAGTAGTATAAGCAAAACCCATCCTGTTTTTAGAAAAGATTCTTAAGCCAATTCCAGAACTATACGGGGTATTAAAATTTTCCAGTTTCTGCTCGGAAACATCAATACCGATTGCCCGAAATGTCTTTATATAAACTTCAGCTTCTTCTCCCTTCGAACGGCAAACTCGCTCGATTATCTCCTCGCCTATTTTTGAATAGTCCACATTGAATCCTTTTTACTTAAACATTAAAATATTATTTCCTTACAAATCCACCATAGAGAAAAATGATGGAAATGATTAAAAGGACCACACCTATTTTCTTACGGTGGGTTATCAATAGTTGATCGTTAAACAGATACTTTCGGCCCCAATCGTTAACCCTTATTATAATTGTTGGCCGGTAGAGATAACCCAAACTGATAATGAGAAAAAAAAGACCTATCAAGACCTCTAATAGTCTCAAATTAAACCTCCTCATTTATGTTAATTTTAACTAAAATTACCATAAAACCAATGCTTTGTCAACAGACTTATTTTAGACAGACTTATTTTAGAAGAGCCCTGGCTGGCGTTTATATCTAAAATAGAAATTAGGCTTACCCTTTAACCATTCAATATTCATCTTATCCATTTACAAAATCCCTATGCAAACCTATGGCTTATTGCAAACATTGAAATCTACTATTTTTCTATTTACTTCTGCTTTATTTGCAACGTTCCAGGTTCTCTTAGAACTCCCTTATAAGTAGAATCTAAACTGACTGCCTTGGTAAAATATCTGGCAAATTCCTTTAATTTGCCCGTTCTCTTATAGACTATTGTAAGATTATGATAGGGAACAATCCAGTCAGGGTCAATATTTAAAGAATCTTTATAGCTCTCAGTGGCTTTTGAAAATTCATTTTTATGGAAATAGGCATTGCCCAGACTGTTATAAATCGTTCTATTGTACGGTCTTAAAGGTCTTAGAGCCAAAACTTTCTTATAATGAGAAATTGCCTCATCATACAATTTTCCTTTGGCGTAAGCCATACCAAAGTAATAGTAAAAATCAGCATTGTTTTTACACTCATCTGGAAAATCTCTTAAGAGGTTTGAAAAGGTCTTTATAGCTTCATTATATGGGCCTTTTTCAGCGTAGTACTTAGCCAAGGAGAAGTATGGCTTAGAAAGATTTGGATACATCTTATATGCCGCTGCGATATGATATAATGCTTTTTCATAATCTTTTTTTCTAATGTAGTTTTCAGCCAACTGAAGGCGTGCGTCCATTGATTGGGGATAAATATTTACATTTTTTTCTAATAAAGTTACTTCATCTTTCCAGTCTCTATTCCTTGCGAAAGTTACAAAAAAATAAAAACAGGTAATGGAAACAAGAAGTAATGTCCCTATTTTCTTTAAATTCTTGTCAAAAAATAGTCTCTTAAGCAAAAATGCTACAAGCAAACAAAATCCTAGAGATGGGATATATAACCAGCGTTCCCCATAAATTACACTTAAAGGTATAATCTGCGATACAGGTAGGAGGCTTATAAAAAAATAAAAGATTGAAAAGCTGGTTTCTTTAGAAAATTTTTTCATTTTAAGGGCAAAAATTAAAATTGCAACTAAGATTAAAACTGAAAAAAATTCCATTGGAGCTGGAATATAACCTATTATCTGATGAGGATATATTAAAACCAAATTTAGGGGTAAAAAAGACACCCAGATGTATCGCAAAATAGAAGGCCCCATGTAGGACAAAACCCTTAAATGTAACTTACTACCAAATGGACTTCCATAATAAAGTTCATGCTTGCCAACAAATTTGCCTGGTAGTTCAAACCCGCGGGCTATTACGATCCATATAAGAACTATGAGAAAAAAAGGAAGGACTGAAACAAGCAGTTTTTTTCTTTCTTTTTGCTGTGAAAAGAAATAAATATACAAAACTATAATCAAAGGCAAGGAAGCCGCCATTTCTTTTGAACACAGAGCTAAAATAAACATAAAAATAGAAAGTAAATAAAACCCTTTTTTAATTTTTATATTCCTTATACTCTTTAAATACAAAAAGAATGACCCTAGAAAAAATAGACAGGCAAGTAATTCCGTCCGGTAAACCACCACATTAACTGCCTCGGTATGTATAGGATGTATTGCAAAAATCAATGCTGTAATGGACGAGATTGTTCTATTCTTGAATATATATCTAATGAGAAAATAGATTAAGATTGTATTTAATATGTGGACAAAAATATTAAAAATTCTCCAACCATATACATTTAACTTAAAGAAATGGTAATTTAAGAACAATGTTAATGTATAAAGAGGCCGGTAAGTTGTCTCACGGAAATATGACAGATATTTCGAACTGAAAAGTAACGAAAGATTATCTAATCGTTTTATATACCCGTTTTCTACAATACGTCCTGGATCGTCCCAGACGAATGGATTTTGAAAAGTATTTATAAAAGAAAAAAATGCAAGAATTCCTATTATAATCAAAATTATTTTTTCATTTTTCTCCCACCAGTTAGATATTATTGTGTTGTTTTGCTCTTTCATAAATAACTCACTTTTTGTCCGTCCACTATCAAAGACTGTAAATCAAACCGCTCTACTTATTCAAGTATCCTTACTTTCCGATGAGTTTTTTCTTTCGTAGTAACCTGTGGTACCTGATAGCAAAGCGGTGAGCTTCGTCTCGTATATGCTGGATGAGATGTAGAACAGGTGAGCTGAAGGGAAGGCGAATCGGACGGGAACGTTGAGGCAGAAATATTAACTCTTCTCCCTTAGCAAGTCCAACCACGGGAATAGTCCCCAGTCCCAGCTCATTAAGAACTCCTTTAGCCCCATTCACTTGCCCTTTCCCTCCATCAACCAGAATCAAATCTGGCAACAATCCTTTTTCTTTTATCAACCTCGTATACCTTCGGTGGATTACCTCTTTCATCATACCTACATCATCAATTCCTGTGACCATTTTTATCTTAAATTTCCTATAAGATTTATTTTCAGGCTTTCCACCGGAAAAGACGACCATAGACCCCACAGCCGAGTCTCCATAAATATCGGATATATCGAAAGCCTCTATCCTTTCCGGTAAGTTTTCCAACTCTATTGCTTTTTGAAGCTCAATTAAAATCTCACCCTTTCCAGCAGCCTTTAATTTCTGTTTCTCTACTTGTCGCAAATTAACCCTTTGGGAAATGGACTGTATTGCTCCTATCTGGTCTCGAAAGATTTTTGCCTTCTCAAAGTCGAGTTGCCTGGATGCCCCTTTCATCTCTTCTTTCAGCTTTTTCAAAAGACTCTCTCCCTTTCCCGAGAGAAACAGGACGACTTTCTCCACTATTTTCCTGTAATCTTCCTTGCTTATCCACTCCACACAAGGTGCCAGGCACTGTCCCAGATGGAAATCCAAGCAACTACTGGGGTTACCCTCTTTTCGTCGAGCCAGAAAGAAGCTCTTACTACATTTAACCAGAGGGAATATCCTCTGGATTGTCTTAAGTGTCCTCTTGAGTGAAGAGACATCGGGATAAGGACCAAAATATTTTATCCCAGGCATTCTGTGCTTCACCCTCTCCTTTTTTGAGATCCGCGCCATCACCAATTTAGGAAAATCCTCATCAATGGTCAACTTGAGGTGAGGATAAGTTTTATCATCTCTTAAGGCTATATTATATTTGGGATGGAAGTATTTTATTAACTCGTTTTCTAATATCAAAGCTTCTTTTTCGTTTCGGGTTACAATGTACTGGAGGTCTCGCACATTCGAAATTAAAGCAAAAGTTCTTGGAGAGTAAGTGCTCGGGGATTGAAAATATGCAGGAATTCTCTTTCTAATCGATTTTGCTTTGCCCACATAAATAACTCTGCCAGTAATGTCCTTCATCATATATATTCCTGGTACATCAGGTAGAGAAGCGAGTTTTCCCTCAAACTTCATTTGTCGATTCCTTTCGCGTAATTATCTTCCATACATATTTAATCTCATCACAACGCAAAAGATGCGCTACCAAAATGTAGATAATTACACAAATCAGAATAGTACCAGCCACTTGTATCAACTTGTTAATCTGGCCTAATAATCGGGAGAAATATATGCAGGCTATTCCCATAGCTGATGAGGCAACTAGAATTTTAGCAAGCGAAAGTAATACTTTCTTCCCTCCCAACCTGCCAATCCTCTTTCTTAGATAGTATAGAAGGATTAACAAATTAATAAAGGAAGCAATGGCAGTAGCGAAAGCAAGCCCGCCTACATCCAGAATACGCATTAAGATCAGATTCAGAACTATGTTTGCCACCATAGCAATGGAGGCTATTCTTACTGGCGTCCGGGTATCCTGCATGGAATAGAATGCAGATGCTACCACCTTTACTCCCGCATAGGCCACTATTCCAGTTGAATAGAATAAGAGCGCCCAGCTGGTGGCCTGGGTAGCTTGGGATGTAAATCTTCCCCTTTCAAATAGAAGAGAGATTATGGGACTTCCTAAAATAATCAGTCCCAGTGAAGCAGGAATAATAGTAAACATTATCATTCTAAGTGATAACGATAGAGTATCCTTTAGTTCTTCCATGTTGGTAGCTGCCACTGAGCGAGACATCATGGGCAAGGCAACGGTTGCTATCGCTGTCCCAAACAGAGCTAAAGGAAGTTGCATCAGGCGATTTGCATAATATAGAGCGGTAACACTTCCTTCTCTAAGTAGTGTAGCGCAAATTGTATCCACAAAGGTATTCACCTGGGATACAGATAATCCCAGAGTCGCTGGAAGCATCAACAGCCCTATTCTCTTCACTCCCGGATGATTTAAGATGGAAGTCCATCTTTTCCACAGGACATTCCAGTTCTTCAGGAGATTCTGAGGATAGTCCATCAGCTTTAGACGGGGATTACTGTAACTCCTCCCTGCTGGCAAAAGAAAACCTTTCTTTACTAAAGAGGGTACCTGAAAGAAGAACTGGGCAAACCCCCCAACCAGAACCCCCAAAACAAGTCCAATTATTGGTCGTTCCATTAATGGACATATAAACAAAATAAAGAAAATTTCAGAAATACTGAGCAGAGAGGGAGCCAGGGCAGGAATAATAAACCTGTGAAGAGAGTTCAATATTCCCAAAGCTAAAGCCGCCATACCTATTGCCATCATGAAAGGAAAAAGGATACGGGTAAGAGTAATGGTTAAGGAGAGTTTTTGCGGATCCTTAATGAAACCCGGAGCAATCACGCGGACAATTATAGGAGAAAAGATAATTCCCAGAATTGTCAAAATAGATAAGATGGCCAAAAGTAGCAGGCCCGAAATTCTTGCCAGTCTCTGTGCTTCTTCCTTAGGTTTGGTAGTTAAATATTCGGTAAACACAGGAATAAAGGATGCGGAGAGCGCCCCTTCTCCAAGAAGCCGACGGAGAAGATTGGGAATGCGATAAGCAACAAAAAAGGCGTCGGCTACCAAACCAGCACCAAAAAAATTAGCTATAAGCATGTCTCTTAGATAGCCAAGAATCCGAGATGCCAGGGTAGAAACGCTAACACCAGCAACCGACCTAGTGATTTTTCCTTCCCTCTCCAATCCCTTTCTCCTAAATAAAGATTGTTCTTGACTTTCGCTTCTCAATATGGTATTTTAGATCAACTGTCATTGCGAGAGAGCGAAGCGACCGAAGCAATCTCCCGACTGCCACGCTCCTTTCAGTCGCTCGCAGTGACATGATCATATATCAAAGCTATTACTCTCAAGCTACGAGTCAGGAGATCTCGCTAATGGTTAAACTAAAATCTGGACGACACACTCAAGCACTTAAATCACAAAGGCAGGATAAGAAAAGGCATCTCAGGAATGTCGCCGTTAAGACAAAAATCAGGACAATAGCTAAAAAAGTAGAGACGGCAGTCGTTCAGGGTAAACCCGAAGAAGCAAAAAAAATCTTTTTACAAGCTATGAAAGAGTTAGATAAGGCTGCCAGTAAGAATATCATACCTAAAAGAAGAGCCTCCAGAAAAAAGTCAAGATTAGCAAAAAAGATCAATACCTTAAAAGAAAAAAAGTAAATTAACCTGAATAAATTGATGCTCTTTTCTTACCGCATAAATCCAAAATTAGAAGTTCCAGCACAAGCTGAGCTGGTTTCTTGCCTACCTTAATTTCCCAGTCTGCCCGAAGTAAGTGATGAAAATTATTCAACAGTTCTTTGCGATTGAAATTTTGAATCCGTGATGGAAAATCCTTGTCGAAAAAAGGATGTAGGCCCACTTCCTTAATTATCCTCGCTTGTCCTACTTTCTGGTCTAGAAGCTCTTTAGCGTAAATTATTTGTCGAATCCTCTTTGCTATTCTTACTAAAATCCCTACTGGCTTTTCTCCGTCTTCTGTCAACCTTGTTAGGATTTCCAGAGAGTGTTTTAAGTTCTTCTGGGTAATCGCTCTCAAAAGGTCAAAAATAGAGTTGGACACAGAACGACCTATCAATTGCTCAACGTCATCCAGGGTAACCTTTTTTCTATCTTTAGTATAGATTAACAATTTTTCAATCTCTCCAGATAAGTCTAATAGATTATTTCCCACTTCTACAAACAGATAATGTGCCGCTTCTGGGGAGATAATTTTTCCTTCTCTGGATATTTTATTCTCAATCCAACCCGGAATCTCTGAATCGAAAA
This genomic interval from bacterium contains the following:
- a CDS encoding shikimate dehydrogenase, which produces MKPSGSTKIVKLIGYPVEHSRSPLMHNAAFQSLGLDFVYLLFSVKPSHLKEAVTGLRASNVAGANVTIPYKEEVMKYLDEITPEAKLIGAVNTIHNREGKLIGYNTDGQGFITSLLTDGKVKLEGQKVFLIGAGGAGKAVAVKLAERGVERLVITDKIVERAETLVGRLRENIPDCPVYALFPDDKEFAKTLLGSTLLVNATSMGMKKGDPCVVDPEYLHKDLFIYDVVYNRETPLIEAAKKRGLKALGGIGMLIHQGAASFEIWTGQKAPIEVMRNKILEELLGQC
- a CDS encoding TldD/PmbA family protein; this encodes MDYSKIGEEIIERVCRSKGEEAEVYIKTFRAIGIDVSEQKLENFNTPYSSGIGLRIFSKNRMGFAYTTGFDRESIERLIQQAKNNALNATPDECNSLPQVSRQKKSNRFLYEDLYDQELTKIPVGIKIDKIKEMEKKALAYDERVKRVLRTSYSDSQQEIFIFNSKGLKAGYRGTHCSCGLIAVAEAKMFLRERSKEIQLGSDFAEKRKFEELHFKKLAENAARRAVSLLGAKRLKTQRASIVLEPLVVSSFLRFIARGLGADSVQKKKSPFAKKRGKRIANKIVNIIDDGTLRGGVATFPFDDEGIPKRRTVLVKDGILSTFLYDSYTARKDKVASTGNASRSSFKALPSVGITNFFLEKGRTKREELIASIDKGLYVMETMGMHTADPVSGDFSVGVSGLWIDKGKFSFPVHGVTIAGNVLDLLNSIDAIGDDLEFYGSLGSPTIRISNLLISGE
- a CDS encoding DUF6056 family protein, giving the protein MKEQNNTIISNWWEKNEKIILIIIGILAFFSFINTFQNPFVWDDPGRIVENGYIKRLDNLSLLFSSKYLSYFRETTYRPLYTLTLFLNYHFFKLNVYGWRIFNIFVHILNTILIYFLIRYIFKNRTISSITALIFAIHPIHTEAVNVVVYRTELLACLFFLGSFFLYLKSIRNIKIKKGFYLLSIFMFILALCSKEMAASLPLIIVLYIYFFSQQKERKKLLVSVLPFFLIVLIWIVIARGFELPGKFVGKHELYYGSPFGSKLHLRVLSYMGPSILRYIWVSFLPLNLVLIYPHQIIGYIPAPMEFFSVLILVAILIFALKMKKFSKETSFSIFYFFISLLPVSQIIPLSVIYGERWLYIPSLGFCLLVAFLLKRLFFDKNLKKIGTLLLVSITCFYFFVTFARNRDWKDEVTLLEKNVNIYPQSMDARLQLAENYIRKKDYEKALYHIAAAYKMYPNLSKPYFSLAKYYAEKGPYNEAIKTFSNLLRDFPDECKNNADFYYYFGMAYAKGKLYDEAISHYKKVLALRPLRPYNRTIYNSLGNAYFHKNEFSKATESYKDSLNIDPDWIVPYHNLTIVYKRTGKLKEFARYFTKAVSLDSTYKGVLREPGTLQIKQK
- a CDS encoding excinuclease ABC subunit UvrC, whose amino-acid sequence is MKFEGKLASLPDVPGIYMMKDITGRVIYVGKAKSIRKRIPAYFQSPSTYSPRTFALISNVRDLQYIVTRNEKEALILENELIKYFHPKYNIALRDDKTYPHLKLTIDEDFPKLVMARISKKERVKHRMPGIKYFGPYPDVSSLKRTLKTIQRIFPLVKCSKSFFLARRKEGNPSSCLDFHLGQCLAPCVEWISKEDYRKIVEKVVLFLSGKGESLLKKLKEEMKGASRQLDFEKAKIFRDQIGAIQSISQRVNLRQVEKQKLKAAGKGEILIELQKAIELENLPERIEAFDISDIYGDSAVGSMVVFSGGKPENKSYRKFKIKMVTGIDDVGMMKEVIHRRYTRLIKEKGLLPDLILVDGGKGQVNGAKGVLNELGLGTIPVVGLAKGEELIFLPQRSRPIRLPFSSPVLHLIQHIRDEAHRFAIRYHRLLRKKKLIGK
- the murJ gene encoding murein biosynthesis integral membrane protein MurJ — encoded protein: MEREGKITRSVAGVSVSTLASRILGYLRDMLIANFFGAGLVADAFFVAYRIPNLLRRLLGEGALSASFIPVFTEYLTTKPKEEAQRLARISGLLLLAILSILTILGIIFSPIIVRVIAPGFIKDPQKLSLTITLTRILFPFMMAIGMAALALGILNSLHRFIIPALAPSLLSISEIFFILFICPLMERPIIGLVLGVLVGGFAQFFFQVPSLVKKGFLLPAGRSYSNPRLKLMDYPQNLLKNWNVLWKRWTSILNHPGVKRIGLLMLPATLGLSVSQVNTFVDTICATLLREGSVTALYYANRLMQLPLALFGTAIATVALPMMSRSVAATNMEELKDTLSLSLRMIMFTIIPASLGLIILGSPIISLLFERGRFTSQATQATSWALLFYSTGIVAYAGVKVVASAFYSMQDTRTPVRIASIAMVANIVLNLILMRILDVGGLAFATAIASFINLLILLYYLRKRIGRLGGKKVLLSLAKILVASSAMGIACIYFSRLLGQINKLIQVAGTILICVIIYILVAHLLRCDEIKYVWKIITRKESTNEV
- the rpsT gene encoding 30S ribosomal protein S20, whose protein sequence is MVKLKSGRHTQALKSQRQDKKRHLRNVAVKTKIRTIAKKVETAVVQGKPEEAKKIFLQAMKELDKAASKNIIPKRRASRKKSRLAKKINTLKEKK
- the holA gene encoding DNA polymerase III subunit delta; translated protein: MAKIPKVLRKLSFKFQGVRDRMGCWEAFNARKMMKYKELITKLNRKKIADCYFFCGEEDYLKQEAILLLKKMLIKPGAQDFDFGLFYAEDTSAREAISLAETYPFMSKKRLVVVKGIDKFTESELKEIIKYLKKPISSTCLVLVSAKVKREALYRGVYKTISSFCETVIFWRLFDSEIPGWIENKISREGKIISPEAAHYLFVEVGNNLLDLSGEIEKLLIYTKDRKKVTLDDVEQLIGRSVSNSIFDLLRAITQKNLKHSLEILTRLTEDGEKPVGILVRIAKRIRQIIYAKELLDQKVGQARIIKEVGLHPFFDKDFPSRIQNFNRKELLNNFHHLLRADWEIKVGKKPAQLVLELLILDLCGKKRASIYSG